The following are from one region of the Acidobacteriota bacterium genome:
- a CDS encoding VWA domain-containing protein has protein sequence MRENRVSILLLVVLISCQALALGAQDKKKQDQGAIKLTTELVQIDVLVSDKTNKPVAGLKLEDFELYDNNKPQHITNFSYEQSDKRRVADQTTGTSSLPRAIAAGELKRVIAFVVDTLHIKFENVNRTRRMLEDFVDNKMQPGDLVLILPTGGGSGVFQQFTSDRRILHRAIDRLRPSFFSNGSTPYRSFARLSGTPGGQMGMGGRAAGGSSMSRGGGPFGAMPDPLEEADVRATLNALDETIKAMTKLPGRKVSVFVSEGLRIFTTQRTDSVNRTTGLAARANVVFYTIDPAGTGPSCSQCGRRVRPGC, from the coding sequence TTGAGAGAAAATAGAGTCTCGATCTTGCTGCTGGTTGTGTTGATCTCCTGCCAGGCACTCGCTTTGGGCGCGCAGGACAAAAAGAAACAAGACCAGGGCGCGATAAAGCTCACCACGGAGCTTGTACAGATCGATGTTCTTGTGTCTGACAAGACCAATAAGCCGGTGGCCGGACTCAAGCTGGAAGACTTTGAGTTGTACGACAACAACAAGCCCCAGCACATAACCAACTTCTCCTACGAACAGAGCGACAAGAGACGGGTCGCAGATCAAACGACCGGGACCAGCTCGTTGCCGCGAGCTATCGCCGCCGGTGAGCTCAAACGAGTGATCGCCTTCGTCGTAGACACGCTTCACATCAAGTTCGAGAACGTCAATCGGACACGGAGGATGCTGGAAGACTTTGTCGATAACAAGATGCAGCCCGGTGACCTGGTGTTGATACTGCCGACGGGAGGAGGCTCGGGCGTGTTTCAGCAATTCACATCCGACCGGCGCATACTGCATCGCGCGATAGACCGCCTCCGCCCTTCCTTTTTTTCGAACGGCTCCACTCCCTATCGAAGCTTCGCCCGCCTTTCGGGTACGCCTGGTGGCCAGATGGGCATGGGTGGACGCGCGGCTGGCGGGTCATCGATGTCTCGCGGGGGTGGACCCTTTGGAGCGATGCCTGACCCGCTCGAAGAAGCCGACGTACGCGCGACTCTCAACGCGTTGGATGAAACCATCAAAGCGATGACAAAGCTTCCAGGCCGCAAGGTCAGCGTGTTCGTATCCGAGGGACTCAGGATCTTCACAACGCAGAGGACTGACTCCGTGAATAGGACAACCGGCCTCGCCGCGCGCGCAAACGTGGTCTTCTACACGATCGATCCCGCGGGGACTGGACCCTCTTGTAGCCAGTGCGGCAGACGAGTTCGACCCGGATGCTGA